The Streptomyces sp. NBC_01689 genome includes a window with the following:
- the cobA gene encoding uroporphyrinogen-III C-methyltransferase — protein sequence MAEHPPYPVGLRLAGRRVIVLGGGQVAQRRLPALIAAGADIHLVSPEATPSVEAMADAGEITWTRRRYADGDLAEAWYALIATSDPEASAAASAEAERHRVWCVRADDADAATAWTPATGHSEGVTVAVLTTDARGRDPRHTAAIRDAVVEGLRDGTLVAPHHRTRAPGVALVGGGPGDPDLITVRGRRLLAEADVVIADRLGPRDLLAELPPHVEVIDAAKIPYGRYMAQEAINDALIEHARQGKSVVRLKGGDPFVFGRGMEEAQALAEAGIACTVVPGISSSISVPGAAGIPVTHRGVAHEFTVVSGHVAPDDERSLVDWPALAALRGTLVVLMGVDKIGRIAETLMAHGKPADTPVALVQEGTTAAQRRVDATLATVAETVVAQDVRPPAVIVVGEVVDVGPGQPVRPAPHASE from the coding sequence ATGGCCGAACATCCCCCCTACCCCGTGGGCCTCCGCCTCGCCGGCCGCCGTGTGATCGTCCTCGGCGGCGGCCAGGTGGCCCAGCGCCGCCTGCCCGCGCTCATCGCCGCGGGGGCGGACATCCACCTCGTGTCACCGGAGGCGACCCCCTCCGTCGAGGCGATGGCGGACGCGGGCGAGATCACCTGGACCAGGCGGCGCTACGCCGACGGCGACCTCGCCGAGGCCTGGTACGCCCTGATCGCGACCAGCGATCCCGAGGCGAGCGCGGCGGCCTCCGCCGAGGCGGAGCGGCACCGCGTCTGGTGCGTCCGCGCCGACGACGCCGACGCGGCGACCGCCTGGACCCCCGCGACGGGGCACAGCGAGGGCGTGACGGTCGCGGTCCTGACGACGGACGCGCGGGGCCGGGACCCCCGGCACACGGCCGCGATCCGCGACGCGGTGGTCGAAGGACTCCGCGACGGGACCCTGGTGGCGCCGCACCACCGCACCCGCGCCCCGGGTGTCGCGCTGGTCGGCGGCGGCCCCGGCGACCCCGACCTGATCACGGTCCGCGGACGCCGGCTGCTCGCCGAGGCCGACGTGGTCATCGCCGACCGCCTCGGCCCGCGCGACCTGCTGGCCGAACTCCCGCCGCATGTCGAGGTCATCGACGCCGCGAAGATCCCGTACGGCCGGTACATGGCCCAGGAGGCGATCAACGACGCCCTGATCGAGCACGCGCGGCAGGGCAAGTCCGTCGTCCGGCTCAAGGGCGGCGACCCCTTCGTCTTCGGCCGTGGCATGGAGGAGGCGCAGGCGCTCGCGGAGGCGGGCATCGCCTGCACCGTGGTCCCCGGCATCTCCAGCTCGATCTCGGTGCCCGGCGCGGCCGGCATCCCGGTCACCCATCGGGGTGTCGCCCATGAGTTCACCGTGGTGAGCGGCCATGTCGCCCCCGACGACGAACGTTCCCTCGTCGACTGGCCGGCCCTCGCCGCACTGCGCGGCACGCTCGTCGTCCTCATGGGCGTCGACAAGATCGGCCGGATCGCCGAGACCCTGATGGCCCACGGCAAGCCGGCCGACACCCCCGTCGCCCTGGTCCAGGAGGGCACGACCGCGGCGCAGCGCCGGGTCGACGCGACCCTGGCCACGGTCGCCGAGACCGTCGTCGCGCAGGACGTGAGGCCGCCCGCCGTGATCGTCGTCGGCGAGGTCGTCGACGTGGGCCCGGGACAACCGGTACGGCCGGCTCCGCACGCATCCGAGTAA
- a CDS encoding TrmH family RNA methyltransferase yields MADLITVENPDDPRLRDYTGLTDVELRRKREPAEGLFIAEGEKVIRRAKDAGYEMRSMLLSAKWVDVMRDVIDELPAPVYAVSPELAEQVTGYHVHRGALASMQRKPLPTADELLGSARRVVVMESVNDHTNIGAIFRSAAALGMDAVLLSPDCADPLYRRSVKVSMGAVFSVPYARLDSWPRGLESVREAGFTLLALTPDEKARSLDEAAPHRMDRVALMLGAEGDGLSTKALMAADEWVRIPMARGVDSLNVGAAAAVAFYAVATGRPEV; encoded by the coding sequence GTGGCCGATCTCATCACCGTCGAGAACCCCGACGACCCGCGTCTGCGCGACTACACGGGCCTGACCGACGTGGAGCTGCGCCGCAAGCGCGAACCCGCCGAGGGACTGTTCATCGCCGAGGGCGAGAAGGTCATCAGACGGGCCAAGGACGCCGGGTACGAGATGCGTTCCATGCTCCTGTCCGCCAAGTGGGTCGACGTCATGCGCGATGTCATCGACGAGCTGCCCGCCCCGGTCTACGCGGTCAGCCCGGAGCTCGCCGAGCAGGTCACCGGCTATCACGTGCACCGCGGCGCGCTCGCCTCCATGCAGCGCAAGCCGCTGCCGACGGCGGACGAACTCCTCGGCTCCGCCCGCCGGGTGGTCGTCATGGAGTCGGTCAACGACCACACCAACATCGGGGCGATCTTCCGATCCGCCGCCGCCCTCGGCATGGACGCGGTCCTGCTCTCACCGGACTGCGCGGACCCTCTGTACCGCCGCTCGGTCAAGGTCTCCATGGGCGCGGTCTTCTCCGTGCCGTACGCGCGACTCGACAGCTGGCCCCGCGGTCTGGAGTCGGTCCGGGAGGCCGGCTTCACCCTGCTCGCCCTGACCCCGGACGAGAAGGCCCGCTCCCTCGACGAGGCGGCCCCGCACCGCATGGACCGGGTCGCCCTGATGCTCGGAGCGGAGGGCGACGGTCTGTCCACCAAGGCCCTGATGGCGGCCGACGAATGGGTCCGCATCCCGATGGCGCGCGGCGTCGACTCGCTCAACGTGGGCGCGGCGGCGGCGGTGGCGTTCTACGCGGTGGCGACGGGGCGCCCCGAGGTCTGA
- a CDS encoding serine/threonine-protein kinase: protein MDMAMMRLRREDPRVVGSFRLHRRLGAGGMGVVYLGSDRRGQRVALKVIRPDLAEDQEFRSRFAREVSAARRIRGGCTARLVAADLDAERPWFATQYVPGPSLHDKVAEEGPMAAADVAAVGAALSEGLVAVHEAGVVHRDLKPSNILLSPKGPRIIDFGIAWATGASTLTHVGTAVGSPGFLAPEQVRGAAVTPATDVFALGATLAYAATSDSPFGHGSSEVMLYRVVHEEPQLHGVPDALAPLVRACLAKDPEERPSTLQLSLRLKEIAAREAQGMADVRPPTQRNDPDRPTGRLAEQYAEQPTQRRPQGTPPPRTGGTNGGGSRPTPSGSRPAPSGSRPTPSRNTGRSGSRPAPRSGAGRPGPRTTGTGRRPANPRLLRQRLFVFVVVTLLVALGIAVAQGCQGPARGLDNGVGGDVVRVLPQERPSSSVAPAGDARGERYRSFDGTVGRTAG from the coding sequence ATGGACATGGCGATGATGCGCCTGAGGCGCGAGGACCCGCGTGTCGTCGGCTCGTTCAGGCTTCACAGGCGGCTCGGCGCGGGCGGGATGGGCGTGGTCTACCTGGGCTCCGACCGCCGCGGACAGCGGGTCGCGCTCAAGGTGATCCGGCCCGACCTGGCGGAGGATCAGGAGTTCCGGTCGCGGTTCGCGCGCGAGGTCTCGGCGGCCCGGCGGATCAGGGGCGGCTGCACGGCCCGGCTCGTCGCGGCCGATCTCGACGCGGAACGGCCCTGGTTCGCCACCCAGTACGTGCCGGGACCCTCGCTGCACGACAAGGTCGCCGAGGAGGGCCCGATGGCGGCCGCCGACGTGGCCGCCGTGGGCGCCGCGCTCTCGGAGGGCCTCGTGGCGGTGCACGAGGCGGGGGTCGTGCACCGCGACCTGAAGCCGTCCAACATCCTGCTGTCCCCGAAGGGGCCGCGGATCATCGACTTCGGCATCGCCTGGGCGACGGGGGCCTCCACCCTCACGCACGTCGGCACGGCCGTCGGCTCACCCGGCTTCCTGGCGCCCGAGCAGGTGCGCGGCGCCGCCGTCACCCCGGCCACGGACGTCTTCGCGCTGGGCGCCACCCTGGCGTACGCGGCGACCTCCGACTCGCCCTTCGGGCACGGCAGTTCCGAAGTGATGCTCTATCGGGTGGTGCACGAGGAGCCGCAGCTGCACGGCGTGCCCGACGCGCTGGCCCCGCTCGTCCGGGCCTGCCTCGCCAAGGACCCCGAGGAGCGCCCCAGCACCCTCCAACTGTCCCTGCGGCTCAAGGAGATCGCGGCCCGCGAGGCACAGGGCATGGCGGACGTCAGGCCACCCACGCAGCGCAACGACCCCGACCGGCCCACCGGGCGTCTCGCCGAGCAGTACGCCGAGCAGCCCACCCAGCGCCGCCCGCAGGGCACTCCCCCGCCGCGCACCGGAGGGACGAACGGCGGCGGCTCCCGTCCGACCCCGTCCGGCTCCCGGCCCGCGCCGTCCGGCTCCCGTCCGACGCCGTCCCGGAACACCGGGCGCTCCGGCAGCCGGCCCGCGCCCCGCAGCGGGGCCGGGCGGCCGGGACCGCGGACCACCGGGACCGGGCGCCGGCCCGCCAATCCGAGGCTGCTGCGCCAGCGCCTGTTCGTGTTCGTCGTGGTGACGCTGCTCGTCGCCCTCGGCATCGCGGTGGCACAGGGCTGTCAGGGTCCGGCACGCGGGCTCGACAACGGGGTCGGGGGCGACGTCGTACGAGTCCTGCCGCAGGAGCGGCCGTCGTCCTCCGTGGCACCCGCCGGGGACGCACGGGGCGAGCGGTACCGGAGCTTCGACGGGACGGTCGGCCGGACGGCGGGGTGA
- a CDS encoding phosphotransferase family protein, which yields MTADVLPALAAGARRAAHPTARACDHRDSVLADRSDGTVVRHGDTVAKAHAPGTDPVALAARLTVAAHPALAGVLLAPLRPDPSDLHGRPVTFWPYGTPVDPETPEAAPWEAAATLLARLHRTPAPAGLPPMRGPVKAARAIARLRAAGPHPATAPVLRAWAELPPWARAEAPMPGPDVLCHGDLHLGQLVRHPAPAGRWLLIDVDDLGVGVPAWDLARPAAWYACGLLPPDEWTRFLTAYRGAGGPAVPADGDPWPALDVAARALTVQTAALAIAKSVAADRPLDEVQQAVVDACDRMGTVPPQLAPGPTT from the coding sequence GTGACCGCAGATGTGCTGCCCGCGCTGGCCGCCGGGGCGCGGCGCGCGGCCCACCCCACGGCCCGCGCCTGCGACCACCGGGACAGCGTCCTCGCCGACCGGTCCGACGGCACCGTCGTCCGCCACGGCGACACCGTGGCCAAGGCCCACGCGCCCGGTACGGACCCCGTCGCCCTCGCCGCCCGCCTCACGGTGGCCGCGCACCCCGCCCTGGCGGGCGTCCTCCTCGCCCCGCTCCGCCCGGACCCCTCCGACCTCCACGGACGTCCGGTCACCTTCTGGCCGTACGGCACCCCGGTCGACCCCGAGACCCCGGAGGCGGCCCCCTGGGAGGCGGCCGCGACCCTGCTGGCCCGCCTCCACCGCACCCCCGCCCCGGCCGGCCTGCCGCCCATGCGGGGCCCCGTCAAGGCGGCCCGGGCGATCGCGCGGCTGCGGGCGGCGGGTCCGCACCCGGCCACCGCCCCGGTCCTGCGCGCCTGGGCGGAGCTGCCGCCCTGGGCCCGCGCGGAGGCCCCCATGCCCGGCCCGGACGTCCTGTGCCACGGCGACCTGCACCTCGGCCAGCTGGTCCGCCACCCCGCCCCGGCCGGCCGCTGGCTCCTCATCGACGTGGACGACCTCGGCGTGGGCGTCCCGGCCTGGGACCTGGCCCGCCCCGCGGCCTGGTACGCCTGCGGCCTGCTCCCGCCCGACGAGTGGACCCGTTTCCTGACCGCCTACCGGGGCGCGGGCGGCCCGGCGGTCCCCGCGGACGGCGACCCGTGGCCAGCCCTGGACGTGGCGGCCCGCGCGCTCACGGTGCAGACCGCGGCGCTGGCGATCGCCAAGTCCGTCGCGGCGGACCGCCCGTTGGACGAGGTGCAGCAGGCCGTGGTCGACGCGTGCGACCGAATGGGAACCGTCCCGCCGCAGTTGGCCCCCGGCCCGACGACGTAG
- a CDS encoding TFIIB-type zinc ribbon-containing protein, with the protein MQCPKCHAPMHTYNRNGVQIEQCSGCRGIFLDYGELEALTRVEAQWSQPAPPPPAAPQAYPAAPAPAWGAPHGGGHGGGHYGGHGGHHRHKSFGHMLFSS; encoded by the coding sequence ATGCAGTGTCCGAAGTGCCATGCGCCGATGCACACGTACAACCGCAACGGTGTTCAGATCGAGCAGTGCAGCGGCTGCCGCGGGATCTTTCTCGACTACGGCGAGCTGGAGGCCCTGACCCGCGTGGAGGCGCAGTGGTCGCAGCCCGCGCCGCCGCCCCCGGCCGCCCCGCAGGCGTACCCGGCCGCCCCCGCGCCCGCCTGGGGCGCCCCGCACGGCGGTGGCCACGGAGGCGGTCACTACGGCGGCCACGGCGGTCACCACCGGCACAAGAGCTTCGGGCACATGCTCTTCTCGTCGTGA
- a CDS encoding chorismate-binding protein: MLDLPPLARFGDLVATGLLDVTDDPAALDSTGFWAVSADFEGRLVCARFGDVRREPVPAPVPGGWRGPAAGDWTSSLDRAAYTRAVGRIRDHIAAGEVYQANLCRVLSAPLAPDADLDALTALLARGNPAPYAGTVRLPRHGVETATASPELFLRRAGRTVESGPIKGTGRTEADLLQKDYAENVMIVDLVRNDLGRVCATGTVTVPELCAVEKHPGLVHLVSTVRGELREDVGWPGLLAAAFPPGSVTGAPKASALRIIESLETAPRGPYCGGIGWVDADRGTGELAVGIRTFWADRREGVLRFGTGAGITWGSDPEGEWRETELKASRLLAVASGAFEVSEGILT, translated from the coding sequence GTGCTCGACCTCCCTCCTCTCGCCCGCTTCGGCGACCTCGTCGCGACCGGTCTCCTCGATGTCACCGACGACCCCGCGGCCCTGGACTCCACCGGCTTCTGGGCCGTCTCGGCGGACTTCGAGGGCCGCCTGGTCTGCGCCCGTTTCGGCGACGTGCGCCGCGAACCGGTGCCCGCGCCGGTGCCCGGCGGCTGGCGCGGCCCGGCCGCCGGTGACTGGACGTCGTCCCTCGACCGCGCCGCGTACACGCGCGCCGTGGGCCGTATCCGCGACCACATAGCCGCCGGCGAGGTCTACCAGGCGAACCTCTGCCGTGTGCTGTCCGCGCCGCTCGCCCCCGACGCCGACCTGGACGCCCTGACCGCCCTGCTGGCCCGCGGCAACCCCGCCCCGTACGCGGGGACCGTCCGGCTGCCCCGGCACGGCGTCGAGACGGCAACCGCCTCTCCCGAACTCTTCTTGCGCCGCGCCGGCCGCACGGTCGAGTCCGGCCCCATCAAGGGCACCGGACGCACCGAGGCCGACCTCCTGCAGAAGGACTACGCCGAGAACGTGATGATCGTCGACCTGGTCCGCAACGACCTCGGCCGGGTCTGTGCCACCGGCACTGTGACCGTGCCGGAACTGTGTGCCGTCGAGAAGCATCCGGGGCTCGTGCACCTCGTCTCCACCGTGCGGGGCGAGCTGCGCGAGGACGTCGGCTGGCCCGGGCTCCTGGCCGCCGCCTTCCCGCCCGGCTCGGTCACCGGGGCCCCGAAGGCCAGCGCCCTGCGCATCATCGAATCGCTGGAGACCGCCCCGCGCGGCCCCTACTGCGGGGGTATCGGCTGGGTCGACGCCGACCGCGGCACCGGGGAACTCGCCGTCGGCATCCGCACCTTCTGGGCGGACCGGCGGGAGGGTGTCCTGCGGTTCGGCACCGGCGCCGGCATCACCTGGGGTTCCGACCCCGAGGGCGAGTGGCGCGAGACCGAGCTGAAGGCCTCCCGGCTGCTCGCTGTAGCGTCGGGAGCATTCGAGGTGAGTGAAGGGATCCTGACGTGA
- a CDS encoding aminotransferase class IV, whose product MKIWLDGGLQDSESARVSVFDHGLTVGDGIFETVKAVEGRPFALTRHLDRLVRSARGLGLPDPDLDEARRACAAVLDANPMPLGRLRITYTGGHGPLGSDRGDRGPTLVVALGESARRPDSTAVITVPWTRNERGALTGLKTTSYAENVVALARAREQGASEALFANTVGQLCEGTGSNVFVVLDGEIHTPPVASGCLAGITRALAVEWTGARETDLPLDVLERADEIFLTSTLRDVQGVHRVDGRELPGAPGPVTAKAMRIFDERAGHDLEP is encoded by the coding sequence GTGAAGATCTGGCTCGACGGCGGGCTGCAGGACAGCGAGTCCGCCCGCGTCTCCGTCTTCGATCACGGACTGACCGTGGGCGACGGCATCTTCGAGACCGTGAAGGCGGTGGAGGGGCGGCCGTTCGCGCTGACCCGCCACCTCGACCGGCTCGTCCGCTCCGCGCGCGGCCTCGGGCTGCCCGACCCGGACCTCGACGAGGCGCGCCGCGCCTGCGCGGCCGTCCTGGACGCCAACCCGATGCCGCTCGGCCGTCTGCGCATCACGTACACCGGCGGCCACGGCCCGCTCGGTTCCGACCGGGGGGACCGGGGCCCGACCCTGGTCGTCGCGCTGGGCGAGTCCGCCAGGCGGCCCGACTCCACCGCGGTGATCACCGTGCCGTGGACCCGCAACGAACGCGGCGCGCTCACCGGCCTCAAGACCACCTCGTACGCCGAGAACGTGGTCGCGCTGGCCCGCGCGCGCGAACAGGGCGCGTCCGAGGCGCTGTTCGCCAACACGGTCGGGCAGTTGTGCGAGGGTACGGGGTCGAACGTCTTCGTCGTGCTCGACGGGGAGATCCACACCCCGCCGGTGGCCTCCGGCTGCCTCGCCGGCATCACCCGCGCGCTCGCCGTCGAGTGGACCGGTGCCCGGGAGACCGACCTGCCGCTGGACGTCCTGGAGCGCGCCGACGAGATCTTCCTGACCTCCACCCTGCGGGACGTGCAGGGCGTGCACCGGGTCGACGGACGCGAACTCCCGGGCGCACCGGGACCGGTGACGGCCAAGGCCATGCGGATCTTCGACGAGCGAGCCGGACACGACCTCGAACCGTAG
- a CDS encoding GNAT family N-acetyltransferase, translating to MTTTLRPTEPLQRGADGALSRRYQVCVNSRPVGGIHLSTHPEYGPSVARIGELRVDEPDRGRGRGTVAALAAEEVARSWGCRRVETAVPGDAPAALRLATTLGYVLSNRNMTKRLAGPPPGLAAGGVARPMTEAEYAPWLAREREAFAGVLMEWGVPEAEAYAKTDQGHARFLPDGLAGENALITVLEQDGVPVGTLWVGLWPDTAYVLGVETADGHRGRGHGRSLMRVAEAQALSAGRDRIGLNVFAGNAPAEKLYESLGYTTNTYHLYKNLL from the coding sequence ATGACCACCACCCTGCGGCCGACCGAGCCGCTTCAGCGCGGAGCCGACGGGGCGCTGTCCCGCCGCTACCAGGTGTGCGTGAACAGCCGTCCCGTGGGCGGGATCCATCTCTCCACCCATCCCGAGTACGGGCCCTCGGTGGCCCGGATCGGGGAGCTGCGCGTCGACGAGCCGGACCGCGGACGGGGGCGCGGGACGGTGGCAGCGCTCGCGGCCGAGGAGGTGGCGCGCTCCTGGGGCTGCCGACGCGTCGAGACCGCGGTGCCGGGGGACGCGCCGGCCGCGCTGCGGCTCGCCACGACGCTCGGATACGTCCTCAGCAACCGCAACATGACCAAGCGGCTGGCCGGCCCACCGCCCGGACTGGCCGCCGGAGGCGTCGCGCGGCCCATGACCGAGGCCGAGTACGCCCCCTGGCTGGCCCGCGAGCGCGAGGCCTTCGCCGGTGTCCTCATGGAGTGGGGCGTGCCGGAGGCGGAGGCGTACGCCAAGACCGACCAGGGGCACGCCAGATTTCTGCCGGACGGCCTGGCCGGCGAGAACGCGCTGATCACCGTCCTGGAGCAGGACGGAGTCCCGGTCGGGACCCTCTGGGTGGGGCTGTGGCCCGACACGGCGTACGTGCTCGGCGTCGAGACCGCCGACGGGCACCGGGGGCGCGGCCACGGTCGCTCCCTGATGCGTGTGGCCGAGGCGCAGGCCCTGAGCGCCGGGCGGGACCGTATCGGCCTCAACGTGTTCGCGGGCAACGCCCCGGCCGAGAAGCTCTACGAGTCGCTCGGCTACACGACGAACACGTACCACCTCTACAAGAACCTGCTCTGA
- a CDS encoding DsbA family protein: MNDSSAATTVVLDVWCELQCPDCRDALDDLRALRARYGDRLELRLRHFPLEKHRHAFAAAQAAEEAAEQGRTWPYVEAVLGRVEELDRGGEPFLIEIARELGLDEEEFDTALIDGRHILIVDADQAEGKAIGVTGTPTYVIGGERLDGGKSQEGLRARIEEIADRLLAGDR; encoded by the coding sequence ATGAACGACTCCTCCGCAGCCACCACCGTCGTCCTGGACGTCTGGTGCGAACTCCAGTGCCCCGACTGCCGTGACGCCCTCGACGACCTGCGCGCCCTGCGCGCCCGCTACGGCGACCGGCTGGAGCTGCGGCTGCGGCACTTCCCGCTGGAGAAGCACCGGCACGCCTTCGCCGCCGCGCAGGCCGCCGAGGAGGCCGCGGAACAGGGCCGGACCTGGCCGTACGTCGAGGCGGTGCTCGGACGGGTCGAGGAGCTGGACCGCGGGGGCGAGCCCTTCCTGATCGAGATCGCCCGTGAACTCGGCCTGGACGAAGAGGAGTTCGACACCGCACTGATCGACGGGCGGCACATCCTGATCGTCGACGCGGACCAGGCCGAGGGCAAGGCCATCGGCGTGACCGGCACCCCGACGTACGTCATCGGCGGCGAGCGCCTCGACGGCGGCAAGAGCCAGGAGGGGCTGCGCGCGCGGATCGAGGAGATCGCCGACCGCCTGCTGGCCGGGGACCGGTAG
- a CDS encoding CGNR zinc finger domain-containing protein — translation MLITHDTRCALDTVVDLVNTAPEDDTADGLADVPSLADFVRKHDISDVGVLSERDLAAVRSVRGRFAGVFAADEPRTAAGLINELVAAAGTTPRLTDHDGYDWHVHYFAPGASVADHLAADCGMALAFFVVAGEQDRLRRCEAPDCRRAFVDLSRNRSRRYCDSRTCGNRLHVAAYRARRKEAAG, via the coding sequence GTGCTGATCACCCACGACACCCGGTGCGCCCTCGACACCGTGGTGGATCTGGTGAACACCGCGCCGGAGGACGACACGGCGGACGGGCTCGCGGACGTCCCGTCCCTCGCCGATTTCGTACGAAAGCACGACATCAGCGATGTCGGCGTGCTCTCGGAGCGGGATCTCGCGGCCGTACGCTCCGTACGCGGCCGGTTCGCGGGGGTCTTCGCCGCCGACGAGCCGCGGACCGCCGCAGGGCTCATCAACGAGCTGGTCGCCGCGGCGGGCACCACGCCCCGCCTCACGGACCACGACGGTTACGACTGGCACGTGCACTATTTCGCGCCGGGCGCCTCGGTCGCCGACCACCTCGCGGCCGACTGCGGGATGGCGCTGGCGTTCTTCGTGGTCGCCGGGGAGCAGGACCGGCTGCGGCGCTGCGAGGCACCGGACTGCCGGCGTGCCTTCGTGGATCTCTCCCGCAACCGGTCGCGCCGCTACTGCGACAGCAGAACGTGCGGGAACCGGCTCCACGTGGCCGCGTACCGGGCACGCCGGAAGGAAGCGGCGGGCTGA
- a CDS encoding SsgA family sporulation/cell division regulator — MNTTVSCELHLRLVVSSESSLPVPAGLRYDTADPYAVHATFHTGAEETVEWVFARDLLAEGLHRPTGTGDVRVWPSRSHGQGVVCIALSSPEGEALLEAPARALESFLKRTDAAVPPGTEHRHFDLDTELSHILAES, encoded by the coding sequence ATGAACACCACGGTCAGCTGCGAGCTGCACCTGCGCCTCGTTGTGTCGAGCGAGTCCTCACTGCCTGTTCCCGCAGGACTGCGGTATGACACGGCCGATCCCTACGCCGTGCACGCCACCTTCCACACCGGAGCCGAGGAAACCGTCGAGTGGGTGTTCGCCCGCGACCTCCTCGCCGAGGGCCTCCATCGGCCCACCGGAACCGGCGACGTCCGAGTCTGGCCGTCCCGAAGTCATGGTCAGGGCGTTGTCTGCATCGCCCTGAGCTCCCCGGAGGGCGAGGCTCTGCTCGAAGCCCCTGCGCGGGCCCTGGAGTCCTTCCTGAAGCGAACGGACGCCGCCGTGCCCCCGGGCACGGAACACCGGCACTTCGATCTCGACACGGAGCTCTCACACATCCTGGCCGAGAGCTAG
- a CDS encoding TIGR02611 family protein, protein MNTGSDGLDEVAMTDDEKAEQPLGSRAPEFIKARRALHVSWQVGVFVVGLAVVVAGVIMLPLPGPGWLVIFGGMAIWATEFVWAQLVLRWTKRKVTEATQRALDPAVRRRNIILTTVGLVIIGALCAVYVWKFGFEMPWNIKE, encoded by the coding sequence ATGAATACGGGGAGTGACGGGCTGGACGAGGTCGCCATGACCGATGACGAGAAGGCCGAGCAGCCGCTCGGTTCGCGGGCGCCGGAATTCATCAAGGCGCGTCGCGCGCTGCACGTGAGCTGGCAGGTGGGCGTCTTCGTCGTGGGGCTCGCGGTGGTCGTCGCGGGCGTGATCATGCTCCCGCTGCCGGGCCCCGGCTGGCTGGTGATCTTCGGCGGCATGGCGATCTGGGCGACCGAGTTCGTCTGGGCGCAGCTGGTGCTGCGCTGGACGAAGCGCAAGGTCACGGAGGCGACGCAGCGTGCGCTCGACCCCGCGGTCCGGCGGCGCAACATCATCCTCACGACCGTCGGTCTCGTGATCATCGGGGCCCTCTGTGCCGTCTACGTCTGGAAGTTCGGCTTCGAGATGCCCTGGAACATCAAGGAGTGA
- a CDS encoding SRPBCC family protein, whose translation MDWCHYRFRSLWILPARPADVYRALEQAENYPHWWPQVREVRPADERSGTIRIRSFLPYDLVFTARETRSDPVARVLEIAMSGDIEGWARWTLCPDGPGTRARYEQEVDVRKALLRRFAVPGRPLFRLNHALMMRAGQRGLRTSLRAV comes from the coding sequence ATGGACTGGTGTCACTATCGCTTCCGCAGCCTGTGGATCCTGCCCGCACGGCCCGCCGACGTCTACCGCGCCCTGGAACAGGCCGAGAACTACCCGCACTGGTGGCCCCAGGTCCGTGAGGTGCGCCCGGCCGACGAACGGAGCGGCACCATCCGTATCCGCTCGTTCCTGCCGTACGACCTGGTGTTCACCGCACGTGAGACGCGGAGCGACCCGGTCGCCCGGGTCCTGGAGATCGCCATGTCGGGCGACATCGAGGGATGGGCCCGCTGGACCCTGTGCCCCGACGGGCCGGGCACCCGCGCCCGGTACGAGCAGGAGGTCGACGTCCGCAAGGCCCTGCTGCGGCGGTTCGCCGTGCCGGGACGGCCCCTCTTCCGCCTCAACCACGCGCTGATGATGCGTGCCGGACAGCGCGGACTGAGGACCTCTCTGCGAGCGGTTTGA
- a CDS encoding 3'-5' exonuclease, giving the protein MTCWYEGPLAAFDTETTGVDVETDRIVSAAVVVQDAAGSRPRVTRWLVNPGVPVPEGATAVHGLTEEHLQRNGRWPSPVMDEIVRVLGEQAAVGRPLVVMNAPFDLTLLDRELRRHRASRLDRWFESAPLRVLDPRVLDKHLDRYRKGRRTLTDLCAHYGVALEGAHDAAADALAAMEVVRAVGRRFAPRLERLSPAELHTLQSVWHAAQARGLQAWFARSGSEESVDPSWPLRPELSAAA; this is encoded by the coding sequence ATGACGTGCTGGTACGAGGGCCCCTTGGCCGCGTTCGACACGGAGACCACGGGCGTGGACGTCGAGACCGACCGGATCGTGTCGGCCGCCGTCGTCGTCCAGGACGCCGCGGGTTCCCGGCCCCGGGTGACCCGTTGGCTGGTGAACCCGGGAGTGCCGGTGCCCGAGGGTGCGACGGCGGTGCACGGGCTGACGGAGGAACATCTGCAGCGCAACGGCCGGTGGCCGTCGCCGGTGATGGACGAGATAGTCCGGGTGCTGGGCGAGCAGGCCGCGGTGGGCCGGCCGCTGGTGGTGATGAACGCGCCGTTCGATCTGACGCTGCTGGACCGGGAGTTGCGTCGGCATCGCGCGTCGCGTCTCGACCGCTGGTTCGAGTCGGCGCCGCTGCGTGTGCTCGATCCACGGGTCCTGGACAAACATCTGGACCGCTATCGCAAGGGCCGGCGCACGCTGACCGATCTGTGCGCCCATTACGGCGTCGCCCTGGAGGGCGCGCACGACGCGGCGGCGGACGCGCTGGCCGCCATGGAGGTGGTACGAGCGGTGGGGCGCCGGTTCGCTCCCCGACTGGAGCGGCTCTCCCCGGCCGAGCTGCACACCTTGCAGTCGGTGTGGCACGCGGCACAGGCCCGCGGACTGCAGGCGTGGTTCGCGCGCAGCGGGTCGGAGGAGTCGGTGGATCCGTCATGGCCCCTGCGGCCGGAGCTGTCGGCGGCGGCCTGA